The following coding sequences lie in one Leptospira neocaledonica genomic window:
- a CDS encoding oxidoreductase translates to MNHRVAIVAGGTGLVGGELVQELLIDPSWDKVYLLVRKPLEWTHSKLELILTDWEKLPEFPQGITDAFCTLGTTIGKAGSKENFKKVDLEYPARFAKASKENGVKSFFIVTALGADSNSFAFYNQVKGEVETEISKLGFETFGIFRPSLLEGDRKEFRLAEKIGSKLAFLINPLLLGPLKKYRSIHAKTVAKSMLNLAWSAQKGKKIIESDKIQVLGSSSARANLHSIL, encoded by the coding sequence ATGAATCATAGAGTTGCAATCGTTGCAGGCGGGACTGGACTCGTCGGTGGAGAACTTGTACAGGAATTATTGATAGACCCGTCTTGGGACAAGGTTTACCTTCTCGTCAGAAAACCTTTAGAATGGACACATTCCAAATTGGAATTGATTCTTACCGATTGGGAAAAACTTCCCGAGTTTCCACAAGGTATAACGGATGCTTTCTGCACTTTGGGTACTACGATAGGCAAGGCAGGTTCTAAAGAAAATTTTAAAAAAGTGGATCTGGAGTATCCGGCTCGTTTTGCGAAAGCTTCCAAGGAAAATGGTGTAAAATCTTTTTTTATTGTGACCGCACTCGGAGCAGATTCAAACTCTTTTGCTTTTTATAATCAGGTAAAAGGAGAAGTAGAAACAGAAATTTCTAAACTTGGTTTTGAAACTTTTGGGATTTTTAGGCCTTCTCTTTTGGAAGGAGATCGAAAGGAATTCAGGTTAGCGGAGAAGATCGGGTCTAAACTTGCTTTTTTGATCAATCCTCTGCTTTTAGGTCCCCTGAAAAAATACAGATCTATTCATGCAAAGACGGTTGCTAAATCCATGTTAAATTTAGCTTGGTCCGCTCAAAAAGGAAAAAAGATCATAGAATCGGATAAGATTCAGGTTTTAGGATCTTCTTCTGCTAGAGCGAATTTACATTCTATTCTTTGA
- a CDS encoding ParB N-terminal domain-containing protein: MKIRVSDIKVKNRIRKDLGDLHGLKSSIQNLGLLHPIIIDLDNKLVSGERRLECVKLLGWEYVDVRIVDVRSKKERVLIEAEENNVRLPFTPEEQERAQKLLRRYSHTGILGRLFAWLLDLWEWFWAWLFKN, encoded by the coding sequence ATGAAAATTCGGGTCTCCGATATTAAGGTAAAGAACCGCATTCGTAAAGATTTAGGTGACCTACACGGCCTAAAATCTTCCATACAAAACTTAGGGCTTTTGCATCCGATCATTATCGACCTGGACAATAAATTAGTCTCCGGCGAAAGACGCCTGGAATGTGTGAAACTTCTGGGCTGGGAATATGTAGATGTACGAATCGTAGATGTAAGAAGTAAAAAAGAAAGAGTTCTGATCGAAGCCGAAGAAAACAATGTGCGGCTACCGTTTACCCCGGAAGAACAGGAAAGGGCTCAAAAGCTATTAAGAAGATATTCCCACACTGGGATCCTTGGTAGATTATTTGCCTGGCTTTTGGATCTTTGGGAATGGTTCTGGGCCTGGCTTTTCAAAAACTAA
- the lipL32 gene encoding major surface lipoprotein LipL32: MKKSSILIISTAILVSFAACIGGLPGLQSNFSVGEQDIPGVGVKKLFAPYSETVNYWGYIKPGQAADAVVNGKKSYFLYIWVPAAIVELGVRLISPTGEIGEPSSGDFVSEAFKAATPEEKSMPNWFDTWIRVERLAAIMPNQIEGAAKGKALQNLGDNDDGDDTYNEERHNKYNSLLRIQIPNIPKSLDELKNIDTKKLLVRGLYRITFTTYKVGEVKGSFVATVGVLGPPGVPGLSPILHANPAELQKLAVDAEEKLKAAVAGDKK; the protein is encoded by the coding sequence ATGAAAAAATCTTCGATCCTTATAATCTCCACCGCTATACTGGTCAGCTTTGCTGCTTGTATCGGTGGACTCCCCGGCCTACAAAGTAATTTCTCGGTCGGAGAGCAAGACATTCCAGGAGTAGGAGTTAAGAAGCTTTTCGCACCTTATTCTGAAACTGTGAACTATTGGGGATACATCAAACCAGGACAAGCCGCTGACGCAGTAGTAAACGGAAAGAAATCATATTTCCTTTATATTTGGGTTCCAGCAGCTATCGTTGAACTAGGCGTTCGCTTAATTTCCCCTACCGGAGAAATCGGTGAGCCATCTAGCGGCGACTTCGTGAGTGAGGCTTTCAAAGCTGCAACTCCAGAAGAAAAAAGCATGCCAAACTGGTTCGATACTTGGATTCGCGTAGAGCGCTTAGCAGCTATTATGCCGAACCAAATCGAAGGAGCAGCTAAAGGAAAAGCACTTCAAAATCTTGGCGACAATGATGATGGAGACGATACTTACAATGAAGAGCGTCACAACAAGTATAACTCTTTACTTCGTATCCAAATTCCTAATATTCCAAAAAGCTTGGATGAACTGAAAAACATCGACACTAAAAAACTTTTAGTTCGCGGTTTATACAGAATTACCTTCACTACTTACAAAGTAGGCGAAGTTAAAGGTTCTTTCGTAGCTACTGTTGGAGTTCTTGGCCCTCCAGGTGTTCCAGGTCTTTCTCCGATTCTTCACGCAAACCCAGCTGAATTGCAAAAATTGGCTGTTGATGCAGAAGAAAAATTGAAAGCTGCAGTTGCTGGAGACAAGAAGTAA
- a CDS encoding acyl-CoA dehydrogenase family protein — protein sequence MIENNYFLENEDLKQHFDSLIDWEEIVEAFEQGFSDKKEYEKTGKEEFALAPGSKGEAIEFYRSVLESAGEIAGKEVAPFAQKMDAEGLIYEKGKVRFPKEMISAVNQVKEAGILPYSIGRKHGGLGLPCTVQAMLMEIFSRADGSVAIAIGCMNLAETIERFGSEEMVETYVPKMAAGELCGAMALTEPNYGSDLPNLQTKAIKGEDGVWRITGAKRFITHGCGFDDKPSIILTLARTGSPTSGARGLSFFLVKSEDVEIAGIEKKMGLHCSPTCEVVYENTPGLLIGEEGYGLVKYSMAMMNGARLSIAGQAMGIGAAAYYEAKKYADEREQFGKKIRNIPAVKKMLDFMDREILAMRSILQEASRSIDLYHWKSEKMKENAIDEREIKKDESIKKWEKLANLFTPLSKYYITEQANKIAFDALQIHGGAGYTYDYDISRIYRDVRITNIYEGTTQLQVVAAIGGIVTGLGSKGILRQYLDEEMSNISPSRELIENRKKLEESHTIYTSLENGLSKDEVAFELVESATRVIVGVILERGLRKLDGEAKVQRETLIHSYNLDSSALLEYNKIRIQNKKEVILA from the coding sequence ATGATTGAAAATAATTATTTCCTGGAAAACGAAGACCTAAAACAACATTTCGATTCCTTAATAGACTGGGAAGAGATAGTAGAAGCATTCGAACAGGGTTTTTCCGACAAAAAAGAATATGAAAAAACCGGAAAAGAAGAATTCGCTTTAGCCCCGGGAAGTAAAGGAGAAGCGATCGAGTTTTACAGATCCGTCTTGGAATCCGCGGGAGAGATTGCCGGAAAAGAAGTGGCTCCTTTCGCTCAAAAAATGGATGCAGAAGGTTTAATATACGAAAAAGGTAAAGTCCGCTTTCCTAAAGAAATGATAAGCGCGGTCAATCAGGTCAAGGAGGCAGGAATCCTTCCCTATTCCATCGGACGTAAACACGGAGGATTAGGACTACCCTGCACAGTTCAAGCAATGCTTATGGAAATATTTTCCAGAGCGGACGGCTCAGTTGCCATCGCAATAGGTTGTATGAATCTTGCGGAGACTATCGAAAGATTCGGCTCCGAAGAGATGGTAGAGACTTACGTTCCTAAAATGGCGGCCGGAGAACTCTGCGGAGCCATGGCTCTCACCGAACCGAATTACGGATCCGACCTCCCCAATTTACAAACGAAAGCAATCAAAGGAGAAGATGGAGTCTGGAGAATTACAGGAGCAAAAAGATTTATCACTCACGGTTGCGGCTTCGATGACAAACCTTCCATCATTCTTACATTAGCAAGGACAGGAAGTCCGACAAGCGGAGCAAGAGGACTTTCCTTCTTCTTAGTCAAAAGTGAAGACGTAGAGATCGCAGGTATAGAAAAGAAAATGGGGCTACATTGTTCTCCCACTTGCGAAGTAGTCTATGAAAACACTCCAGGCTTATTAATCGGGGAAGAAGGTTACGGACTCGTAAAATATTCCATGGCAATGATGAACGGCGCAAGACTTTCTATCGCAGGACAAGCAATGGGAATCGGAGCCGCAGCTTATTACGAAGCCAAAAAATACGCAGATGAGAGAGAACAATTCGGCAAGAAGATCAGAAATATTCCTGCAGTGAAAAAGATGCTGGATTTCATGGACAGAGAAATCCTGGCGATGCGTTCTATTCTACAAGAGGCCTCCAGATCCATAGATCTCTATCATTGGAAATCAGAAAAAATGAAAGAGAATGCAATCGATGAAAGAGAGATCAAAAAGGACGAAAGTATCAAAAAATGGGAAAAACTCGCAAACCTATTCACTCCATTATCCAAATATTATATTACGGAACAGGCAAACAAGATCGCATTCGACGCTCTACAAATCCATGGAGGAGCCGGATACACGTATGATTACGATATTTCCAGGATCTATAGAGATGTAAGAATCACCAATATTTACGAAGGAACCACACAATTACAGGTTGTGGCAGCCATCGGGGGAATTGTCACAGGACTCGGTTCAAAAGGGATCTTACGACAATATCTAGACGAAGAAATGTCCAATATCTCTCCTTCCAGAGAACTTATAGAAAACCGCAAAAAATTAGAAGAGTCTCATACAATTTATACTTCATTGGAAAACGGCCTGTCTAAGGACGAGGTGGCTTTCGAATTAGTCGAATCTGCGACCAGGGTCATCGTCGGAGTAATTTTAGAGCGAGGGTTGAGAAAGTTAGATGGAGAAGCGAAGGTCCAGAGAGAAACTTTGATCCATTCTTATAATCTAGATAGCTCGGCCCTATTAGAATATAATAAAATTAGAATTCAAAATAAGAAGGAAGTAATATTGGCTTAA
- the metK gene encoding methionine adenosyltransferase: MSLQDFIFTSESVSEGHPDKVCDQISDAILDAYLAQDPRSRVACETLVTTNLVVVAGEVTSKGKIDAVEIARNVIKDIGYNDVSLGFDAEFAVVSSHIHAQSPDISQGVTEGEGLFKEQGAGDQGLMFGFAIDETPELMPMPIYYSHELVRHLSGLRHDGKLKWLRPDAKSQVTVEYKNGKPSRVDTVVISTQHAPEVSHKQIEESVIEECIKKVIPANFLKDTKYFINPTGQFIIGGPHGDTGLTGRKIIVDTYGGYGRHGGGAFSGKDPSKVDRSAAYMGRYIAKNIVAAGLASQCEVQLAYAIGVAEPVSVHVDTFGTGKLSEEEIVKRIKANFKLTPRGITESLQLLEKGRKYRETAAYGHFGRSGETFTWERTDKAGALKG; the protein is encoded by the coding sequence ATGTCCCTTCAAGACTTCATCTTTACCTCGGAATCCGTATCGGAAGGACATCCGGACAAGGTTTGCGATCAAATCTCCGATGCAATTTTGGACGCTTATTTAGCTCAGGATCCTAGATCCAGGGTAGCTTGTGAGACTTTAGTGACTACCAACTTGGTAGTAGTTGCCGGAGAAGTAACCAGCAAGGGAAAAATCGACGCAGTAGAGATCGCAAGAAACGTAATCAAGGATATCGGTTACAATGATGTTTCTCTTGGATTCGATGCGGAGTTTGCCGTAGTTTCTTCCCATATTCATGCTCAAAGTCCTGATATTTCTCAAGGTGTTACTGAGGGAGAAGGTCTTTTTAAAGAGCAAGGAGCCGGAGACCAAGGTTTGATGTTTGGTTTCGCGATCGACGAAACTCCTGAACTTATGCCTATGCCGATTTACTATTCCCACGAATTAGTAAGACATTTATCCGGTCTTCGTCATGACGGAAAATTGAAATGGCTTCGTCCGGATGCTAAGTCTCAGGTAACTGTTGAATATAAAAATGGGAAACCATCTCGTGTGGATACCGTAGTTATCTCTACTCAGCATGCTCCTGAAGTTTCTCATAAACAGATCGAAGAATCTGTAATTGAAGAATGTATTAAGAAGGTAATCCCAGCCAACTTCTTAAAAGATACGAAATATTTTATTAACCCAACTGGACAGTTCATCATCGGTGGTCCCCATGGGGATACCGGTCTGACCGGACGTAAGATCATCGTGGATACCTATGGTGGATACGGAAGACATGGTGGTGGAGCATTCTCCGGAAAAGATCCTTCCAAAGTGGACCGTTCCGCAGCTTATATGGGCAGATATATCGCTAAAAATATAGTGGCAGCAGGACTTGCATCTCAGTGCGAAGTTCAGTTGGCATATGCGATCGGTGTTGCAGAGCCTGTTTCGGTTCACGTTGACACTTTCGGAACAGGTAAACTTTCCGAAGAAGAAATCGTTAAAAGAATTAAAGCAAACTTCAAACTGACTCCAAGAGGGATCACTGAGTCCTTACAATTATTGGAGAAAGGAAGAAAATATAGGGAAACCGCTGCTTACGGACATTTCGGAAGAAGTGGAGAAACATTTACCTGGGAAAGAACTGATAAAGCGGGAGCATTGAAAGGTTAA